In a single window of the Leisingera daeponensis DSM 23529 genome:
- a CDS encoding acetyl-CoA carboxylase carboxyltransferase subunit alpha, with translation MTQYLEFEKPLAEIEGKAEELRALARANEEMDVADEAKALDAKAAQLLKDLYKNLTPWRKCQVARHPERPHCKDYIEALFTEYTPLAGDRNFADDLAVMGGLARFNDQPVMVIGHEKGSDTKSRIERNFGMARPEGYRKAVRLMEMASRFKLPVITLVDTAGAYPGKGAEERGQSEAIARSTEMCLKIGVPLISVIIGEGGSGGAVAFATANRVAMLEHSIYSVISPEGCASILWKDAEKMREAAEALRLTAQDLNKLGVNDRIIPEPLGGAHRDPKAAIKAVGGAIQEMLDELKDKDAAALVKDRRQKFLDIGSKGLAA, from the coding sequence ATGACCCAGTATCTGGAATTCGAAAAACCGCTGGCCGAAATCGAGGGCAAGGCGGAAGAGCTGCGGGCGCTGGCGCGCGCGAATGAGGAAATGGATGTGGCGGATGAGGCCAAGGCGCTGGACGCCAAGGCGGCGCAGCTGCTGAAGGACCTCTACAAGAACCTGACGCCCTGGCGCAAATGCCAGGTGGCGCGCCATCCCGAACGCCCTCATTGCAAGGATTACATCGAGGCGCTGTTCACCGAGTACACGCCGCTGGCCGGCGACCGGAACTTTGCCGATGACCTGGCAGTGATGGGCGGGCTGGCCCGGTTCAACGACCAGCCGGTGATGGTGATCGGCCATGAGAAGGGCAGCGACACCAAATCCCGGATCGAGCGCAATTTCGGCATGGCCCGTCCCGAGGGCTACCGCAAAGCGGTGCGGCTGATGGAGATGGCCAGCCGGTTCAAGCTGCCGGTGATCACCCTGGTGGACACGGCCGGCGCCTACCCCGGCAAAGGCGCCGAGGAACGCGGCCAGTCGGAAGCCATCGCGCGCTCGACCGAGATGTGCCTGAAGATCGGCGTGCCGCTGATCTCGGTGATCATCGGCGAAGGCGGCTCTGGCGGCGCGGTGGCCTTTGCCACGGCGAACCGGGTGGCGATGCTGGAGCATTCGATCTACTCCGTCATCAGCCCCGAAGGCTGCGCCTCGATCCTGTGGAAGGATGCGGAGAAGATGCGCGAAGCGGCGGAGGCGCTGCGGCTGACGGCGCAGGATCTGAACAAGCTGGGCGTCAACGACCGGATCATCCCGGAACCGCTGGGCGGCGCGCACCGTGATCCCAAGGCGGCGATCAAGGCTGTGGGCGGCGCCATCCAGGAGATGCTGGACGAGCTGAAGGACAAGGACGCAGCCGCGCTGGTCAAGGACCGGCGCCAGAAGTTCCTGGACATCGGCTCCAAAGGGCTGGCGGCGTAA
- a CDS encoding LysE family translocator, with protein sequence MTYELLTALSLFAFVSSITPGPNNLMLMASGANFGFRRTIPHMLGVALGFVFMVLLVGAGLVQVFDAFPVSYIVLKVVSVAYLLWLAWKIAHAAPVKAKGAEGRPMTFLQAAAFQWVNPKAWAMALTAISAYTPDQTLAAIVLVGVVFGAINLPSVGSWTVLGQQMARFLTSPRRLVLFNWTMAALLVASLYPVIWPQ encoded by the coding sequence ATGACTTATGAACTCCTCACCGCGCTGTCACTGTTTGCTTTTGTCTCCTCGATCACGCCGGGGCCGAACAACCTGATGCTGATGGCCTCCGGCGCCAATTTCGGCTTCCGCCGCACCATCCCGCATATGCTGGGGGTGGCGCTGGGGTTCGTGTTCATGGTGCTCTTGGTGGGGGCCGGGCTGGTGCAGGTGTTTGATGCCTTCCCGGTCAGCTACATCGTGCTGAAGGTGGTGTCGGTCGCCTATCTGCTGTGGCTCGCCTGGAAAATCGCCCATGCCGCACCGGTGAAGGCGAAGGGGGCTGAGGGGCGTCCGATGACGTTTCTGCAGGCGGCGGCGTTTCAATGGGTGAACCCCAAGGCCTGGGCGATGGCCCTGACGGCGATCAGCGCCTATACGCCCGATCAGACTCTGGCGGCGATCGTGCTGGTGGGTGTGGTGTTTGGCGCCATCAACCTGCCCTCGGTCGGCTCCTGGACGGTGCTGGGCCAGCAGATGGCGCGGTTCCTGACCAGCCCGCGCCGCCTGGTGCTGTTCAACTGGACCATGGCAGCGCTGCTGGTGGCCTCGCTGTATCCGGTGATCTGGCCGCAATGA
- a CDS encoding DUF1206 domain-containing protein translates to MTTDSFFNDARRKRLQDVDPEDFAWAVPIMRAGYAGRALVYLAVAGVSLRSIWQGGEAKGTAEALEWLQGGWGTAVIILITIGLFAYAVWRMVDSFWDLEAYGSGAKGLIARAGMIVTGLIHLGLGILTLSVLTGSGDASEGGGGGLGGYFSSAAGQTVLAVAGIVTIGAGGYYIRKAWKESYRNHLRANPVTLHLNTALKAGLAAHGVVIAIIGGLLLQAALSASGTPEAGIGTAFDWLHDKVYGRILVTVLCVGLLGFALFCLVNALYRIVPKASDSATETLRAALDKS, encoded by the coding sequence ATGACAACCGACAGCTTTTTCAATGACGCCCGCCGCAAGCGCCTGCAGGATGTGGACCCGGAGGACTTCGCCTGGGCAGTGCCGATCATGCGAGCCGGATATGCGGGACGCGCGCTGGTCTATCTGGCCGTGGCCGGAGTGTCGCTGCGCTCAATCTGGCAGGGCGGCGAGGCCAAGGGCACGGCGGAGGCGCTGGAATGGCTGCAGGGCGGCTGGGGCACGGCGGTTATCATCCTCATCACCATCGGCCTGTTTGCCTATGCGGTCTGGCGCATGGTGGACAGTTTCTGGGATCTCGAAGCCTATGGAAGCGGCGCGAAGGGGCTGATCGCGCGCGCCGGGATGATTGTGACCGGGCTGATCCATCTGGGTCTTGGCATACTGACGCTGTCGGTTCTGACCGGCTCTGGCGACGCCTCGGAAGGCGGCGGCGGCGGCCTGGGCGGGTATTTCAGCAGTGCTGCCGGGCAGACCGTGCTGGCCGTGGCGGGCATCGTGACGATTGGGGCCGGCGGCTATTACATCCGCAAGGCGTGGAAAGAATCCTATCGCAACCACCTGCGGGCCAATCCTGTTACCCTGCATCTGAACACCGCCCTGAAGGCCGGGCTGGCGGCGCATGGGGTGGTGATTGCCATTATCGGGGGACTGCTTCTGCAGGCGGCCCTGTCCGCCTCCGGCACGCCTGAGGCCGGTATCGGAACCGCGTTCGACTGGCTGCATGACAAGGTATATGGCCGTATCCTGGTGACCGTGCTTTGCGTTGGCCTGCTGGGGTTCGCCCTGTTCTGCTTGGTCAATGCGCTGTACCGGATCGTTCCGAAAGCCTCGGACAGCGCAACCGAAACCCTGCGCGCGGCGCTGGACAAAAGCTGA
- a CDS encoding Lrp/AsnC family transcriptional regulator, producing MAKNDKINQQILQELTRDGRISNLELAERVGLSPSACLRRVQELERAGVITGYRAVLDRQKLGVGFATYIGVGLGEHTKEAQEAFERAMQAAPEVVECHNITGTIEYLLRVECADLPSYKRFHTDILGTSPYVTAITTYVVMGSPKDLRA from the coding sequence ATGGCGAAGAATGACAAAATAAACCAGCAGATATTGCAGGAACTCACTCGCGACGGCCGCATCAGCAATCTTGAGCTGGCAGAGCGCGTGGGCCTGTCCCCCTCCGCCTGCCTGCGCCGGGTGCAGGAGCTGGAGCGCGCGGGGGTGATCACCGGCTACCGCGCGGTGCTGGACCGGCAGAAGCTGGGGGTGGGGTTTGCCACCTATATCGGCGTCGGCCTGGGGGAGCACACCAAGGAAGCGCAGGAAGCTTTCGAGCGCGCCATGCAGGCGGCGCCGGAGGTGGTCGAATGCCACAATATCACCGGCACCATCGAATACCTGCTGCGCGTCGAATGCGCCGACCTGCCGAGCTACAAGCGGTTCCACACCGACATCCTCGGCACCTCGCCCTATGTCACTGCAATCACCACCTATGTGGTGATGGGCTCGCCCAAGGATCTGCGGGCGTGA